A region of the Carettochelys insculpta isolate YL-2023 chromosome 11, ASM3395843v1, whole genome shotgun sequence genome:
AGAATAGCTACTGCACAGGCAGTAGGACTGGAAGCTTCCCTCAGTACCCCACCAATGTGCTTCAGCCCTGATATGGGCAGCCAACCTCTACAGGGGAGAGGAAAGCTCTATTACCCAATAAATTTTCTACCCTTTGGCTGAGAGAGCCTGTAGAGTTTGCATTCAGTGCTAACTGTTACAGCCATAATGTGGATATTTGTTCAAATGGATACCAGATAAAGTGAATATAATTTCTCATATAAGATGATGAAGCTTCACTTCCTTGCTGATCTGAATGGAACAAAAATGAGGAACCAAAAATGCACCAGGGGTTGAGTTCAAGCCTTGTCCAGGCCTCAAATGCATTTTACAATACAGTAAATACCTTCAGATCCAACAGCTCTGAGaccaggaggctgctggctgTTCGAATATTCAGATGATAGAGAGGTATtcaagtgtaggcatagctggGTCCGGATGCAGGGAGCGCCGCACTGCCTGGCTGAGGCTGTCTTAGCATAAAAGGCAGGCAAGCAAGAGAGAAGCAGAGAGAGTGCCTGGGGGCTTGGGCACCACCAGCCACTGCCATGTGCTGCTACAGTAGGCCCTGCATATTCAACTTCCTCTGCGTGCTTCACCTGGTGAGTGACCAACTCCGACTCATATCCTGGCTGGGACACAGAGGgagcctgcccagctgctggatgGGGGAAGCTGAGCTGTGATTACCACAGGCAAAAGCCAAACCACCAGCTTCAGTGATTCAGTCCAGCACTGGAGATATGGCATTTGTAGCAAGTGGCTGGAAGCTAGCTCCTTTGGTTTTCACCATGAGGTGTTGAATGCATGCACAAAGGGAGACCCCCTTCTTTGACTtgtcttatggttaaaatgccaattatttgagaattctggatgactGAATGACAGTAAGTTTACTGTAACACCTTTCAAGTAGCAGGAttaaataaatgtcagggatcaTGTAGATGGtacatcctgctgtgagggcaaggaactggacttgattactacctgatgtcccttccagttctatgattccctGGGGAAAGCTCTGTTTTACAATTCCAATCACACCCCAGCAATGACTTTGTTTAAAATGTTGCCTTGAGAAATGTATATCAAAGATCTGTTTAAGGCATTCATTCTTGTGGAAATTCACCATTTCTCAACCAGGAATGTAGTAAAAAGGCAATAAATATACTCTATATATTTCTGATTCCCTTGACTTCTCATttttaagaattattttaaaGACCAGGATAAAGTTACCCATTACTGTTCTAGCATTACAAATCATAACTAATTTTAGTTCTTAAAGACTTGCACTGAAGTGTGATATAACAAACTAAGTTAccttcctcatcctcctccagCCATGGGTGGTGGACTGGGACCTCCACCACCATGATTTATTCGACCCATTCGACGGCGAGGAAATCCTGGAGGCCTATTAGAAAGAGTGGGGAAAACATCAGTGAATGCTGTCCATCACTATACAATTGCAGCAATGGTCTTTATCTGGCTCAAATGAGCTGTTCCTAAGCTTCCCATAACACCACCTTGCCCTTCTTTTGTACTGCAGGTGTTTGACTGCTAAAAACAAAGTTGAATTGACCACTTGTGTGTGAAAAGCTGCTAGAGGAAACagttgtcaggaaaaaaaatatttacaacAAGTCCCTTTGGAGGACTGCTCCAAATTGCCCCTTCCCCTCAGAAGCAAAGTTGCTCTCAAACTGGCAGATACCAGGAGATGCATAGCAGGCTAAGACCATCCAGAAGATATCCTGACTCCCATCCTGTGATGGCTGCTTATCGATCCAGAGTCTCCAtggtatgcaaaaaaaaaaaggaagtagaGTGTGTGTGCAAGATGTATCCTAGTATTTAAGGGCACCTAACCTCTCACTACAATGTAGAATGGAGTGTTTGTTTATGTATAGGCTAAACACCTGACCCATCAGATATAGTGAGACATTTCAGccaaataaaaacaacaagaaaaatgtAATACACCTTCCATGACATACATTTGGAAAATGCTGTTAAATATGAATTAGGATTTGAATTCTTGCATTTTAGGCTATGCAAGAAGAATGAGAACCTCATTATGGAAATTAAAATATCTTAATTTCTTGGTATGACTTCTCAATTTGTTTTTTAGTTATAGTAAACTAAACTTAACATGACAAATCAGTTTGATGCAACATACtctccacatttaaaaaaaacaactaaatatATGAAGTTGAAGAAAAGCAATACCCTCTTCCATCATCATATCTTGAGTTTGAGGAAGATGTACAGCCTCTCCTTCTCAAATCTGGCTGAACAATGCTCTGGAAGCTAAAAATACAGGAGACAGGATTTGAATGCTAGAAATTAACAGCTTTCAAGCAAGGCTGGAATATATGGCAAAACACTGGACACATGTATTAGCTGGTCTTCAATAATAGAAGCATCAGTATGTTAGCAACAGAAGAGATGCTTGGATAATACTGACACTTATTTGGGCATAACATGGAACCCACAAAACTTTATAcccaaatctgttagtctttaaaggtgtcacaggacttcataatttttgctgaaacagactaatgaCTACCCCATGAAACTTGGATAATATTTTTCAAATTACTTACTTCTGAATAACAGGACATCAGAAATTCTAATGACTGATTGAGACTGAAGAGAGTCTAAATTCCAAATTGATTTAAGACTGAAATAAACCTGAGGTGGCTACTGAGCATTACACATGTTCTTTATATACTTGCATGCAGTCTAACTGATCTACCTGTAAGATGTGCATAGAAGTTAAACCTGGAATTTAAACAGTGAAAAGTGTAAGTGAAGTCTGCAGAAGTTTCATTAAGTCTAATTTACTTGAAGTGGAGACAGCATGTAAacttgacaagtatcagagaggtagctgtcttagtctatAAACTTTGagaaggagtcctgtggtaccttacagacagatatttttggagcataaacttttgtgagcaaagacatgcttcatcagatgcgtccgTTGAAGCAgggctttacccatgaaagcttatgctcaaaatatgttggtctataaagtgccacagaacttcttgttcatCTAAAACTTGAGATTTACACCTGGGTAAAGTGTGATTACAATTTAGCAGTTATTTTCATGCCACCTAGAAGTCCATTGGTGCCCCAGGGTTTGATAGTCTTATTTGACTGAGTACTAGAAACAAAGTCCACCAAAATCCAAAATATACACCCTTTAACTACTTAAAGCAGCCATGAACAATCAAGATTGTTAACAGATTGCAGGAGTGGCCCTCTctctcagtgggctgcatgagcaACCTGCCTCTCACACGGAAggaactggagccccacacttcctatttCCCCTCTTCTTCACAGTGtttttggcagcagcagggataTGGAGTGCTGATTCATGTTcagtccctgccctcccagagcttgaactgCTGATTCAAAGCATTCAATCTCTGGAAGCAAGGGCAAGTATCATGGGTGGTGTTCTAATCAGAGAAAgtgttgagggtgggggagaaaagtGCCAGACTCCAGGACCCCAGTGAACAAGAGGTGTGTAGCAGTATGAGGCATACAGAGGTATGAGGGCTGAAAGTGGAACTCCAATGGGCCACTAATTTAAAGGAAATAATCACATCTAAAATGATCACCATTTACCTGACATCAGCTACAGTATATTTACTTTCAGCTGTAACACAGTATTAGCTTTCCCCTGCACAGTTTTTCAGCTTTagacagaatatttttaaagctaTCTAATCTTCTGCACTAAATGAAACAGAAGACAGACCTAAAGTGAGCTCACAGTACTACTGGGGACATGCACCACAAAGGAATAGCACTACAATATTGCTTTTCAGAATATGTAtttctttgtgtgtttgtttctcCATGGCAAATGAAGAGCTGATATGTTTCATAGCTTGACAATATTTAAACATTGCATGAATACTTACAATAAAACCACAAAATCTGCTATTCCCCAGAAGAAATCTGTTATAAATGACAAACTCCACGGAGCCCGACTTTGGGTATCCAACACTTGTCCTACAACATATGACAGagtaaatacattaaaatgcCAATCAGTGATATAAGTAAGTTTtattgtatttatggaaaatatgTATCAGCTACTAATcatatgtaaaaataaaaccagCAAACATCAGGGAAAAACTACATTTTACAAATATGGCCACTGGCAAGTTTCTTTTCCTGTAGTTACATTACACTGTTGTAGAAATAAAACTGCAGAAGCTAATTCATTTACACAAAGTGAAATGATACTCTCAAAATTGCATTGCATACAAGGTAAATTAACAATGAACAATTATGTTGTGTTCCATAGGTGGCAATACTTTGATTTACAAAACCACTATCAAAATACATTTACAGAAATTTCTACAGGCTGTACCTCCCTGGTTTGGTACCTTTAGGAACTGATCGGTCCTGAACCAGGAAATTTTCCACATTGGGGAAGTCAATGTCAGCCCCTCTTCTGCCACTGGCTGCCAGGCTCCaattcagtggcagcagctggggctagcCTTGACCATGCAAGTAccaggaagggaaggggatgtTCAGGGAGAGAGTCAAGGTGGCTGTGGAGCCCTATGGCCAGAAGCTAGGTACACAGTCCCTGTAAGTGTGTTTATGGTCCACAGCAGCTGGGCTACACTACTGGAccctgccactggctgcaggactgCACTGTGGGTGCCCAACCATGGGACTCTGCAGTCATCctgcttctcccctcctcccgcAACCTACGCCCTCCCCAGTGTCCACTCAGGcaatgccaccagcagcagcagcagcagcagcagcagaagagatAGTATTGACTGAGCAAGGAAGCGAGCACTCAGGAGAAGTGGCAGAACCCCAGGagtccagccctgtggcagctggaaTACACTGCTGGCCCCCACCACCAGTTGCAGCACTATGGTCCTGGACCCTGGCCAtagggctctgcagccagcctgcctcttccccacagtGTCCCCCAGTCCACCCTCCTCAAGTTTGCAGCACATCCGAAACTGGGAGGACAGGGGAAGAATTCTTAAGCAAGGGA
Encoded here:
- the SELENOK gene encoding selenoprotein K isoform X1, producing MVYISNGQVLDTQSRAPWSLSFITDFFWGIADFVVLFFQSIVQPDLRRRGCTSSSNSRYDDGRGPPGFPRRRMGRINHGGGGPSPPPMAGGGUGR
- the SELENOK gene encoding selenoprotein K isoform X2, with protein sequence MVYISNGQVLDTQSRAPWSLSFITDFFWGIADFVVLFFQSIVQPDLRRRGCTSSSNSRYDDGRGPPGFPRRRMGRINHGGGGPSPPPMAGGG